The proteins below are encoded in one region of Scleropages formosus chromosome 19, fSclFor1.1, whole genome shotgun sequence:
- the slc26a10 gene encoding solute carrier family 26 member 10, whose product MSASVAVYRSIYTEDRFRQAYGAGEQRSAAAAVAAADTDTLRERLLSRCTCSRGALLRVLRERAPILTWLPRYRLRKCILGDTVAGLTVGILHIPQGMAFALLTSVAPIYGLYTSFFPVVLYMLFGTGRHVSTGTFAVVSLMTGSVVEQLVPTPVDGNGSSTESADIEAQRIGVASAVAFLSGVIMICMFSLQLGFLSTYLSEPIVKAFTSAAAFHVTVSQLQSMLGLRLPRYTSTFSLFKTLASVLENLPFTNLAELLISLVCLAVLVPMKELNMRFRHRLRTPIPVEILTVIIATGVAYATSLDSRYEIQIVGHIPAGFPKPRLPALEALPQIAGDTTAITFVGYAVSVSLAMIYADKHGYSIQPNQELLAHGISNCVSSLFTCFPSSATLATTNILESAGGYTQLSGLFASLVVLIVLLLIGPLFYFLPKAVLACINVTSLRQMFLQFKDLPELWRISKIDFVVWLVTWLSVVVLNVDLGLAIGVIFSMMTVICRTQRADCSVLGRASNTEIYRPIENHSKCYEVPGVKILTYNGPIYYGNRSFFREAMNRLLELSPERIRTMEKARKAREKRERDAVPTVESGVANTSFSSENDFFKSDSAASDVQAVLIDCSSVIFVDIAGARLFIQMCTECQKVGVRIYLANCNESVLKILTSSGLMNYMNPQHIFVTVHDAVVYIEQQKEKLPDSTNTVWV is encoded by the exons ATGAGCGCCTCCGTGGCCGTGTACCGCAGCATCTACACCGAGGACCGCTTCCGGCAGGCGTACGGCGCCGGGGAGCAGCGCAGCGCGGCCGCCGCCGTCGCAGCCGCCGACACCGACACCCTCAGGGAGAGGCTGCTCAGCCGCTGCACGTGCTCCAGAGGGGCGCTGCTGCGCGTGCTCAGGGAGCGCGCGCCCATCCTCACCTGGCTGCCCAGGTACAGGCTGCGGAAATGCATCCTGGGAGACACGGTGGCGGGACTGACGGTCGGCATTCTGCACATACCTCAAG GGATGGCCTTTGCTTTGCTGACATCTGTAGCTCCCATCTATGGTCTCTACACATCATTCTTTCCTGTTGTCCTATACATGCTCTTCGGTACGGGCCGCCACGTCTCCACAG GCACCTTTGCTGTGGTGAGCCTGATGACCGGCTCAGTGGTGGAGCAGCTGGTGCCCACACCCGTGGACGGGAATGGCAGCAGCACGGAGTCGGCAGACATAGAGGCGCAGAGGATTGGTGTGGCGTCTGCAGTGGCCTTCCTGTCTGGGGTCATCATG ATCTGCATGTTCAGTCTCCAGCTGGGCTTCCTTTCCACGTACCTGTCAGAGCCCATAGTCAAGGCCTTCACAAGCGCCGCTGCCTTCCATGTCACCGTGTCACAGCTGCAGAGTATGCTCGGACTCCGGCTGCCTCGCTACACCAGTACCTTCTCTCTCTTCAAG ACTTTGGCCTCAGTACTGGAGAACTTGCCCTTCACTAACTTGGCAGAGCTGCTGATCTCACTTGTTTGCCTGGCTGTTCTGGTGCCAATGAAGGAGCTCAACATGCGCTTTCGCCATCGTTTGCGCACCCCTATCCCGGTGGAGATACTCACT GTTATAATCGCCACAGGAGTTGCTTATGCTACTTCTCTGGACTCAAGATATGAAATACAGATTGTGGGGCATATTCCAGCAGG TTTCCCCAAGCCACGGTTGCCAGCTTTAGAGGCATTACCTCAGATTGCTGGAGACACAACTGCCATCACGTTTGTGGGCTACGCCGTGTCTGTCTCGCTGGCCATGATCTACGCAGACAAACACGGCTACTCCATACAACCCAACCAG GAGCTGCTTGCACATGGGATCTCCAACTGTGTGTCCTCCCTTTTCACCTGCTTCCCCAGCTCAGCCACGCTGGCCACCACCAACATCCTGGAGAGTGCTGGTGGGTACACGCAG CTGTCGGGCCTCTTCGCCAGCCTGGTGGTGCTCATTGTGCTCCTGTTGATTGGGCCCCTGTTCTACTTCCTGCCCAAG GCAGTCCTTGCCTGCATAAATGTCACCAGTTTGAGGCAAATGTTCCTGCAGTTTAAGGACCTTCCAGAGCTGTGGAGAATAAGCAAGATCGATTTT GTGGTCTGGCTCGTCACCTGGCTGTCCGTAGTGGTCCTCAATGTAGACTTGGGCTTGGCGATCGGGGTCATCTTTTCCATGATGACAGTCATCTGCCGCACTCAGAG GGCTGATTGCTCAGTACTGGGCAGGGCTTCCAACACAGAAATCTACCGGCCAATTGAGAACCACAGCAAA TGTTATGAGGTACCTGGAGTGAAGATcctgacttacaatgggccCATATACTATGGAAACCGTAGCTTCTTCCGGGAGGCCATGAACCGCCTGCTGGAACTGAGCCCAGAGAGAATCCGGACCATGGAGAAGGCCAGGAAGGCTCGGGAGAAGAGGGAGAGGGATGCTGTGCCGACTGTG GAAAGTGGGGTGGCTAATACATCATTCTCCTCTGAAAATGACTTTTTCAAATCAG ATAGTGCAGCCAGCGACGTCCAGGCGGTGCTGATTGACTGCAGTAGCGTGATTTTTGTCGACATTGCCGGGGCCAGGCTGTTCATTCAG ATGTGCACAGAATGTCAGAAGGTAGGGGTGCGCATTTACCTAGCAAACTGCAACG AGAGCGTGCTGAAGATCCTGACCTCCAGTGGCCTCATGAACTACATGAACCCTCAGCACATTTTTGTCACGGTCCACGACGCGGTCGTCTACATTGAGCAGCAGAAG GAAAAACTGCCTGACAGCACAAACACTGTCTGGGTGTGA